A stretch of DNA from Halanaerobiales bacterium:
ATGGTACTGCAAGGGCGACCTTGTGGGAGAGTAGATCGCTGCCAGAATTTATAAATGCTCCCCGATAGCTCAGCTGGCAGAGCGAGTGGCTGTTAACCACTTTGTCGCAGGTTCGAGTCCTGCTCGGGGAGCCATTTTTATATGTAATTACAAATTTGTGAAAAATAATTCATTTTATGATATAATAATTAAAAGAAATTATATATATTTTATAATTGTAATAAAGAAAATGGTTTATATAAGGAGGTATTAGTATATTTTGAATAAAAGAAAATTTTTTATTTTAATTATTTTTGTTTTACTTATATTTTCAATTTTAACTAGTAATTTTGTATATGCTAAGCCATTTTCTCCTAAATTTAATGTTAGAGGAATTTATGTCACTGGTTGGGTAGCCGGTATGCCAGAACGTATGAATAAATTAATTGAGTTAGTTGATAATTCAGTTCTAAATTCAATGGTGATTGATATAAAGGATGATGTTGGTTATTTAAGTTATAATTCAGAAGTTCCTTTGGCTAATGAAATTGGAGCTAATAAATCAAAAATAAAAGATATTAAAAGTCTTTTAGCTTTATTGGATAAACATGATATACATACTATCGGAAGAATTGTTGTGTTTAAAGATGAAATTCTGGCTTCACATAAAGAAGAATATTCTTTAACAATAAAAAGGCCTTTTAGTGGATCAGATTTTGTTAAAAAATATTTTAATGTAAATGATTTAATTAGTCTTGAAAGCAATGATTTGAACAAATCAGCTAAAGATTATTTAAATTTAAATAGTGAAGAACTTAAAATAGAGAATATAAATAAAATTTATAATGAGGATTATAAAATAGTAAAAAGTTCTAATTGGCTTGATCCTGATAATAGGGATGTCTGGAAATATAATTTTCAATTAGCAAAAGAGGCATTTGAATTAGGATTTGATGAAGTTCAGTTTGATTATATCAGATATCCATCTTTAAGAAATGGTTCATCAGTTTTTAATAAAAGTCATAATGAAAAAATTGAAGTTATTAATAAATTTGTAGAAACTGCTTATAAAGAATTAGATAGTTATAATAAAAAAATTTCAATTGATATTTTTGGATTAGTTACTTCAATTTCAAACGGTATGAGCATTGGACAGAAGTTTGAATCATTAAGTAAAAGTGCAAATATTATATCCCCAATGGTTTATCCTTCCCATTATTCAGCCGGTGTATTTAATTTAAAAAATCCAGAAACTAAACCTTATCAAACAGTTCATTATAGTATGAAAGATGCTTTGAAAAACACAAATTCAAAAGTGACTTTAAGGCCATGGCTTCAAGATTTTTCAATAAATCATAAATATGAAGCTAAAGATGTTATAGCACAGATAAAAGCAGTAGAGGAACTAGGTATAAGTGAGTGGTTATTATGGAATTCCAGTTCTCGTTATACTGAAGAGGCAATTAAACATTTTAAATTAAAAAAGAATTACGAAAAAAATCGTTATGAACTAGTACCGCCATATTAATATGGCGGTTTTATGTTTTGCTTATAAAAATGAAAATAGATGAATTGTAAAACTTCAGATTTAAGAGTATATATTTCTATAACTCATTATACGATATTAGATATTAAATAATTATCCATATTAGGACTTGCATTTTTATTTAAATAAGATATCATATAAGTAGAAGGTCAAAAATAGTCAAAGACAAACAGGAGGGTTGATTATGGCCAGTCTATCTGATCAGATAGAAAGACATCTAAAAAAATTATTGGACAAATATAGAGGAACAATAGAAATCAAAAGAAATAAATTGGCAGATGAATTTAATTGTGCTCCTTCTCAAATTAATTATGTATTAGATACTAGATTCACTTCTGAAAGAGGTTTTGTAGTAGAAAGTCAACGAGGTGGCGGTGGTTATATCAGAATTATCAAAGTTAAAATGAATTCTGAAAATAAAGCTCTTAAAAAAATATTGTCTAAATTAAACGGGATGGTTACCCAAAATGAAGCAGAAGGAATTATCCAAAGACTTTATGAAAACAACTTGATTAATGAACGAGAAAAACATATTATGGAAATGGTTGTACATCGGAGAGTTATTGGTGTTGATCTTCCTCATAGAGATTATATAAGAGGTAGAATTTTGCAATCAATGTTGGAGGTTATTATGAAATACGAAAAGGAGGAAGAATAAAATGCTCTGTCAAAGATGTGGTGAAAAAGAAGCAACAGTTCATCTTACAAAAATTATTAATGGAGAAAAAACTGAAATCTATCTTTGTGAAGACTGTGCAAAAGAAACAGGCCATTTAGATTTTAGTAATAATCCTTTTTCCATACAAAATTTACTTGCAGATATTCTAAATCCTAATCTAGATTCGATTCCTTCAAATCAAAAAGAAGTAAAATGTGACAATTGTGGAATGAGTTATAAGGAGTTTACTGAAAAAGGATTGTTTGGTTGTTCGGAATGTTATGATCAGTTTTCTGATAAAATAGATAGGCTTGCCAAAAGAATTCATGGAAGTGATAAACACATTGGTAAAGTACCAAAAAGACGTGGTGGAAAATTGCGAACTGAGAAAAAAATAGAAAATTTAAGAGAAGAAATGCAAAAAGCAGTAGATAAAGAAAATTTTGAAAAAGCAGCCAAATTAAGAGATGAAATTCATGATCTTGAAGATGATCTTAGAGGTGATCAAGATGAATAATAATTCTTATAATCTAAGTAAATGGATAACTGGTGGAGGGCCAGAATCAGATATAGTAATAAGCAGTAGAATTCGAGTAGCCCGTAATATAGAAAAAACGCCTTTTCCTCATCAAAGCAGTTCTGAAGATTTAAATAAAGTAATAGATCTGGTAAATAAAACAGTAGATAAAGATAATAAATTTGATTTAGATTATATAGATATGAATAAATTAAAAAAAGTGGATAAAAATGTGCTTGTTGAAAAACATCTAATTAGTCCTCCATATGCAAATTCAGATCATCAAAGAGGTATTTTCCTAAATAAAAATGAAGATATTAGTATTATGATAAATGAAGAAGATCATTTTAGAGTACAAATTTTAAAACCCGGTTTGCAACTTGATGAATGCTGGAAAATTGCAGATAATATTGATGATTTTTTTGAGGAGAATATTAACTTTGCTTTTTCAAAAAAATGGGGTTATTTATCAGCGTGTCCTACCAATATGGGTACTGGATTAAGATCTTCAGTAATGGTTCACTTACCTGCATTGAATATCACCAATAATATTGAAAAAATGTTAGGAGCTGTATCTCAGCTTGGATTGGCTGTTCGGGGCTTGTATGGTGAAGGTAGTAATTCAGCAGGTAATATTTATCAAATTTCAAATCAGATTACCTTAGGCCAAAATGAAAAAGATATAATAGAAAATTTAACCAGTGTAACTTTACAAATATTAGAACAGGAAAAACAGGCTAGAAAGCGTTTGTTAAATGAAAATAAAAATTTTCTTATAGATAAAATAAAAAGAGCATATGGTACTTTAAAGTATGCTCACATGATAAATAATGAAGAAGCTTTAGAATTATTATCATACTTAAAACTTGGTATAGATTTAGAAATAATAGATAATATTAAATCTGGTTTATTAAGCAAATTAATGGTTCTAATTAGACCTGCTCATATAGAAAAGTTTTTTGGGGAAGAAATTAATTCAGAACATCGAGACATAAAAAGAGCAAAATTAATACAAAAATATTTAAATACTAAGGAGGAATAATTTATGTTTGGACGATTTACTGAAAGAGCAAGAAGAGTACTAAGTCTTGCTGAAAAGGAAGCTAAAAATTTAAATCATAATTATGTTGGAACTGAGCATATATTGTTAGGTTTGGTTAAAGAAGGTCAGGGAATAGCAGCTAAAGCTCTTAACGAAAAAGGTATTAATGAAAAAAATGTTAAAGATAAAGTAATGGATATGATAGGTGAGGGAAAAAATGAAGCAGCAGATTCAATCGGTCTTACACCTCGTAGTAAAAAAGTATTGAATTTATCTATGGATGAAGCCAGGAAAATGGGACATAATTATATTGGTACAGAGCATATATTACTTGGTTTAATGAGAGAAGGAGAAGGTGTAGGAGTAAGAATAATTGCTGAACTTTCTGGTAATCTTAATGAATTAAAAGAAGAAGTAATAGAACTATTAGGTGGAGAAAAGAATATGCAAAAACAAAGTCAAAAATCTGATAGTGATACACCAAATTTAGATGAATATAGTCGAGATTTAACTGATATGGCAAAAGAAGGTAAACTTGATCCAGTGATTGGTAGAGATACCGAAATTGAAAGAGTAATACAGGTTTTAAGCCGAAGAACTAAAAATAACCCTGTTTTAATTGGAGAGCCTGGAGTTGGGAAAACAGCAATAATTGAAGGTTTAGCTGAAAGAATTATTGCAGAAAATGTTCCTGAATTACTTCTTAATAAAAGAGTAGTTGCCCTTGATTTGAGTGCACTTGTAGCTGGTTCGAAATACAGAGGTGAATTTGAAAAAAGATTAAAAGGTGTTATGAATGATATTACTGAGAATGGAGATGTTATCTTATTTATTGATGAATTGCATACTTTAATAGGCGCTGGAGCTGCTGAAGGAGCAATTGATGCAGCTAATATTCTAAAACCTGCCCTGGCTCGAGGAGAATTACAGGCCATTGGAGCAACAACTTTAGATGAATATAGAAAGCATATTGAAGAAGATGCAGCATTAGAAAGAAGATTTCAGTCAATTCTAATAGAGGAAAATACAACTGAGGAAGCAATTGAAATATTGAAAGGCTTAAGGGATCCTTATGAAGCACACCATAAAGTGCAAATAACCGATGAAACTATTAAATCAGCCGTTAATTTGTCTCACAGATATATAACTGATAGATTTTTACCAGATAAAGCTATAGATTTAATGGATGAAGCAGCTTCTAAAGTTAGGTTAAAAAATACCACCCGTCCTCCAAAATTTAAAAAGTTAAGTAATAAGTTAGAAGAAACGCAAAAAGAAAAAGAAGCTGCAGTTAAAAATCAGGAATTTGAAAAAGCTGCTGATCTTAGAGATGAAGAAAAGGAACTTAAAAAAGAACTTGAAGAAATTAAAGGAGACTGGCAACAGGAAAAAGGACGTAAGAACTCTACTGTTACTCCAGATGATATTGCTAATATTGTTTCCAGCTGGACCGGAATCCCGGTTACTAAATTAGAGGAAGCTGAAACTGAAAAATTAATGAAATTAGAGGATGAATTACACAATAGGGTTGTTGGCCAGGATGAAGCTATTAAGGTAGTTTCCCAGGCAGTAAGAAGGGCAAGAGCCGGTCTTAAAGATCCTAAAAGACCAATAGGTTCTTTCATTTTCTTAGGACCTACAGGTGTTGGTAAAACAGAATTAGCCAGAACTCTTGCTGAGGCGATGTTTGATGATGAAGATGCTATGATAAGAATTGATATGTCAGAATATATGGAAAAACATGCTGTATCAAGACTGGTTGGTTCTCCTCCAGGATATGTTGGCCATGAAGAAGGTGGACAGTTAACTGAGCCTGTTAGAAGAAGACCTTATTCTGTTATTTTATTTGATGAAATTGAAAAAGCTCACCCTGATGTTTTCAATATATTATTGCAAATTTTAGAAGATGGTGTATTAACTGATACCCATGGAAGAAATGTAGATTTTAAAAATACTGTTATAATTATGACTTCTAATGTAGGAGCAAGTTTTATTGAAAAACAGACTACATTAGGTTTTAAAAAACCGGTGGAAAATGAAAAAGAAGAATATGAAAAAATGAAAGAAAAAGTAATGAAAGATTTACGTCAAACTTTCAGGCCTGAATTTTTAAATAGATTAGACGAAACAATAGTATTTCATGCTTTAAACAAGGATCATATAAAACAAATTGTTGATTTAATGTTAGTAGAGGTTGAAAAAAGATTAAAAGAACAGGAAATAAAAATTGATGTTACTGAAAATGCTAAAGAATATTTAGCTGAAGATGGATATGATCAGGAATTTGGAGCAAGACCATTAAGAAGAAGTATACAGCGTTTAATTGAAAATGAACTTTCAGAAAAGATTTTAATGAAGGAAATAGGAGAAGGAGATAAAGTTAAAATAGACTTTGAAAATGATGAGTTAACATTTGAAAAAGTAGAAAGCTAAAATCTTGTAAAATGCTAGAAAAAATGTTATAATATATAATGTATAAGTTGAAGAATATAATATAATAATTAACATTTTTAATTGACCAAAACCATAGTATTGAGCAGGTGAGTAGTAATGGCGAAAGATAAAACAATCTATAAATGTAAAGAATGTGGATTTGAATCACCAAATTGGATGGGACGTTGTACAAATTGTGGCACCTGGAATTCTATGGTTGAAATGCAAGGTAATAATAAAAGTGAAAAAATAAATAATTCAGAACCTATTAACTCTCCGACCTCCATTACCCAGATTAGTACCGGGCAAAATTCTCGATATTTTTCTGGTATTAGTGAATTTGATAGGGTACTTGGGGGTGGGACTGTTAAAGGTTCTCTTGTTTTACTAGGAGGAGCCCCTGGAATCGGGAAATCAACCCTGATTTTACAGGTGGCTTCACTTTTTAGTGCAAAATATAAAAAAGTTCTTTATGTTTCTGGAGAAGAATCCGCTCGCCAAATAAAACTTAGAGCTGATAGAATAAATTCAACTTCAAAAGAAATGTACATATTAGCTGAGACAGATTTTTCACAGATTGATCAGGTTTTAAGTTCAAAAAATGAAAATGATTATGGATTTGTTGTAATAGATTCAATTCAGACTATTTATCATCCAGAAATAGACACTACACCTGGAAGTATTTCTCAGGTTAAGGGAATTGCCAATAGATTGATGAAAATTGCCAAACAAAATGAAATACCAGTATTTTTAATAGGACATATGACAAAAAGTGGAAAAATTGCCGGTCCTAGAGTTCTTGAACACTTAGTTGATACAGTTCTAAGATTTGATGGTGATCGCAATTATTCATATCGTATTTTGAGATCAGTAAAAAACAGATTTGGCTCTACTAATGAAATTGGAGTTTTTGATATGGATGGGAATGGGCTTAAGGAAGTTAAAAATCCTTCCCAACTTTTTTTAGAAGAGAGACCTGAAAATTCAGCAGGATCAATAATAGTACCTGTTTTAGAAGGGAGCAGAACTATTTTAGTTGAATTACAGGCATTAGTTTCTTCTTCAGCTTATTCAGCACCCCAAAGATTAACAACTGGTATTGATAATAAAAGAGTTTCTATGT
This window harbors:
- a CDS encoding UvrB/UvrC motif-containing protein — encoded protein: MLCQRCGEKEATVHLTKIINGEKTEIYLCEDCAKETGHLDFSNNPFSIQNLLADILNPNLDSIPSNQKEVKCDNCGMSYKEFTEKGLFGCSECYDQFSDKIDRLAKRIHGSDKHIGKVPKRRGGKLRTEKKIENLREEMQKAVDKENFEKAAKLRDEIHDLEDDLRGDQDE
- the radA gene encoding DNA repair protein RadA — translated: MAKDKTIYKCKECGFESPNWMGRCTNCGTWNSMVEMQGNNKSEKINNSEPINSPTSITQISTGQNSRYFSGISEFDRVLGGGTVKGSLVLLGGAPGIGKSTLILQVASLFSAKYKKVLYVSGEESARQIKLRADRINSTSKEMYILAETDFSQIDQVLSSKNENDYGFVVIDSIQTIYHPEIDTTPGSISQVKGIANRLMKIAKQNEIPVFLIGHMTKSGKIAGPRVLEHLVDTVLRFDGDRNYSYRILRSVKNRFGSTNEIGVFDMDGNGLKEVKNPSQLFLEERPENSAGSIIVPVLEGSRTILVELQALVSSSAYSAPQRLTTGIDNKRVSMLLAVLEKKCGFNFYDSDIHLNITGGLSVDEPGIDLGIVTAVLSSFQDKALSSKLAVVGEVGLAGEIRAVNQIKKRINELEKLGFSEIIIPYGNKKSLDNIDTSNLIFVKDIHELIDILFK
- a CDS encoding ATP-dependent Clp protease ATP-binding subunit, which encodes MFGRFTERARRVLSLAEKEAKNLNHNYVGTEHILLGLVKEGQGIAAKALNEKGINEKNVKDKVMDMIGEGKNEAADSIGLTPRSKKVLNLSMDEARKMGHNYIGTEHILLGLMREGEGVGVRIIAELSGNLNELKEEVIELLGGEKNMQKQSQKSDSDTPNLDEYSRDLTDMAKEGKLDPVIGRDTEIERVIQVLSRRTKNNPVLIGEPGVGKTAIIEGLAERIIAENVPELLLNKRVVALDLSALVAGSKYRGEFEKRLKGVMNDITENGDVILFIDELHTLIGAGAAEGAIDAANILKPALARGELQAIGATTLDEYRKHIEEDAALERRFQSILIEENTTEEAIEILKGLRDPYEAHHKVQITDETIKSAVNLSHRYITDRFLPDKAIDLMDEAASKVRLKNTTRPPKFKKLSNKLEETQKEKEAAVKNQEFEKAADLRDEEKELKKELEEIKGDWQQEKGRKNSTVTPDDIANIVSSWTGIPVTKLEEAETEKLMKLEDELHNRVVGQDEAIKVVSQAVRRARAGLKDPKRPIGSFIFLGPTGVGKTELARTLAEAMFDDEDAMIRIDMSEYMEKHAVSRLVGSPPGYVGHEEGGQLTEPVRRRPYSVILFDEIEKAHPDVFNILLQILEDGVLTDTHGRNVDFKNTVIIMTSNVGASFIEKQTTLGFKKPVENEKEEYEKMKEKVMKDLRQTFRPEFLNRLDETIVFHALNKDHIKQIVDLMLVEVEKRLKEQEIKIDVTENAKEYLAEDGYDQEFGARPLRRSIQRLIENELSEKILMKEIGEGDKVKIDFENDELTFEKVES
- a CDS encoding CtsR family transcriptional regulator, which produces MASLSDQIERHLKKLLDKYRGTIEIKRNKLADEFNCAPSQINYVLDTRFTSERGFVVESQRGGGGYIRIIKVKMNSENKALKKILSKLNGMVTQNEAEGIIQRLYENNLINEREKHIMEMVVHRRVIGVDLPHRDYIRGRILQSMLEVIMKYEKEEE
- a CDS encoding putative glycoside hydrolase; translation: MNKRKFFILIIFVLLIFSILTSNFVYAKPFSPKFNVRGIYVTGWVAGMPERMNKLIELVDNSVLNSMVIDIKDDVGYLSYNSEVPLANEIGANKSKIKDIKSLLALLDKHDIHTIGRIVVFKDEILASHKEEYSLTIKRPFSGSDFVKKYFNVNDLISLESNDLNKSAKDYLNLNSEELKIENINKIYNEDYKIVKSSNWLDPDNRDVWKYNFQLAKEAFELGFDEVQFDYIRYPSLRNGSSVFNKSHNEKIEVINKFVETAYKELDSYNKKISIDIFGLVTSISNGMSIGQKFESLSKSANIISPMVYPSHYSAGVFNLKNPETKPYQTVHYSMKDALKNTNSKVTLRPWLQDFSINHKYEAKDVIAQIKAVEELGISEWLLWNSSSRYTEEAIKHFKLKKNYEKNRYELVPPY
- a CDS encoding protein arginine kinase produces the protein MNNNSYNLSKWITGGGPESDIVISSRIRVARNIEKTPFPHQSSSEDLNKVIDLVNKTVDKDNKFDLDYIDMNKLKKVDKNVLVEKHLISPPYANSDHQRGIFLNKNEDISIMINEEDHFRVQILKPGLQLDECWKIADNIDDFFEENINFAFSKKWGYLSACPTNMGTGLRSSVMVHLPALNITNNIEKMLGAVSQLGLAVRGLYGEGSNSAGNIYQISNQITLGQNEKDIIENLTSVTLQILEQEKQARKRLLNENKNFLIDKIKRAYGTLKYAHMINNEEALELLSYLKLGIDLEIIDNIKSGLLSKLMVLIRPAHIEKFFGEEINSEHRDIKRAKLIQKYLNTKEE